A window from Candidatus Gracilibacteria bacterium encodes these proteins:
- a CDS encoding DUF5692 family protein — MTFFSLLYLLLIFIGLLVTQEIFHRYPRFTLAFFGVASIILFPCWILLIGVADWFLWAKVFSVVTGIILLSLLRTTKLGHTKLCQWSIYFFLVFNILEAVVRDIETANLANYLNATAGILLIVTLAKINTIHIDTKGKYKDLYWSDMTLAWIIGYTLWNWVFIYLNLGEGAIPQLAVLGSALIIGFLNKERWLQARVFTLGTYFIVFHTYPHLSPFPPLYGYDNQAGLLLSLVTVGFMVVYTGFFIRRSTVTKKSYV, encoded by the coding sequence ATGACATTCTTTTCACTCCTCTATCTCTTGCTTATATTTATAGGGCTACTTGTGACCCAAGAGATATTTCATCGTTATCCAAGATTCACGTTGGCATTTTTCGGAGTCGCTTCGATTATCCTTTTCCCTTGTTGGATATTATTAATAGGGGTCGCCGATTGGTTCCTTTGGGCCAAGGTGTTCTCTGTTGTGACCGGAATCATCCTACTTTCTCTATTAAGGACTACAAAGCTGGGACACACCAAACTATGCCAATGGTCTATTTATTTCTTTCTGGTTTTCAACATTCTTGAGGCAGTTGTTAGAGATATTGAAACAGCGAATCTTGCGAATTATTTGAATGCAACGGCTGGTATTTTGCTGATAGTGACTTTGGCCAAAATAAATACAATCCATATTGATACCAAGGGAAAGTATAAGGATTTATACTGGAGTGATATGACCTTGGCATGGATCATCGGCTACACTCTATGGAATTGGGTTTTTATTTATCTGAATCTTGGAGAAGGCGCAATCCCGCAGCTCGCCGTACTTGGATCCGCTTTGATCATTGGGTTTCTCAATAAAGAAAGGTGGCTTCAGGCTAGAGTTTTTACGCTTGGAACCTATTTTATTGTGTTCCACACCTACCCGCACCTGAGTCCATTTCCACCTCTATATGGATATGACAATCAGGCTGGACTTTTACTATCTCTGGTCACAGTTGGATTTATGGTAGTTTACACAGGTTTCTTCATAAGACGTTCTACTGTAACAAAAAAATCATATGTTTAA
- a CDS encoding DUF2933 domain-containing protein, with amino-acid sequence MEFSKRTWGIVLIIGIVGLIFLLKTHTSHVLSVLPYLILLACPLMHLFGHGGHGGHKHQ; translated from the coding sequence ATGGAATTCTCAAAAAGAACATGGGGAATAGTTCTCATCATTGGCATTGTCGGACTTATATTCCTTTTAAAGACGCATACTTCACATGTCTTGTCCGTCCTACCGTATCTTATTTTACTCGCCTGCCCATTGATGCACCTATTCGGACACGGAGGGCATGGTGGACACAAACATCAATAA
- a CDS encoding YHS domain-containing protein: MENSSCCGHKSMSPVKDVVCGMEPEITEETLQVAHKGTIYYFCSTACKDQFVSDPEKYLN, translated from the coding sequence ATGGAAAACTCATCATGTTGCGGTCATAAAAGTATGTCTCCAGTTAAGGACGTAGTTTGTGGCATGGAGCCCGAAATCACAGAAGAAACCCTCCAAGTCGCCCACAAAGGAACAATCTATTACTTTTGCAGTACGGCTTGCAAAGATCAATTCGTCAGTGATCCAGAAAAATATCTCAATTAA
- a CDS encoding multicopper oxidase family protein, producing MKKTSLIIAFLTLSFLTACQNTTQEGAVEETSEAPLASSTQIVELNDGDTYDLESSFVEKELNGSLYKMLAYNGSIPGPTLKVKQGSTVTINFTNNTEIETTLHSHGVRLDNAFDGVPDVTQEAIQPGETFTYSVRFDDSGVFWYHPHLREDYAQDMGLYGNYIIVADEEDWSPVNREETLMVDDILMQGNELASYSFDEVTHTLMGRFGNTMLVNGSTDYGLTAKKGEVIRFYITNAANTRVFNLSIPGAQMKLVGADNGLYEHDEWADEVLLGPSERAIVEVMFAESGDFSLVHKTPDRTYTLADFQVSDEELSESYATDFNTLKTHQSTIASIDPYRSSFESYIDKFLSIDLDMKGMGGSHSMHGGMMMDDSEMGMMNDGEPIEWEDTMSMMNSTSNTDTLEWQLLDEDTEKTNMDIDDWNFKEGDLVKIQVANPDDTTHPMQHPIHIHGQRFLILSVDGVKSDNLVWKDTVLIPSGSTVELLVEMSNPGEWMLHCHIPEHLESGMMMPFKVSSL from the coding sequence ATGAAAAAAACCTCACTGATCATCGCCTTCCTCACTCTCTCCTTTCTCACGGCCTGCCAGAATACGACCCAAGAAGGTGCTGTGGAAGAAACTTCCGAAGCACCTTTGGCCTCCAGCACTCAAATCGTAGAGCTGAATGATGGAGACACCTATGACCTTGAATCCTCTTTTGTTGAGAAAGAGCTCAATGGCTCACTCTATAAAATGTTGGCTTACAACGGTTCTATTCCCGGCCCCACACTCAAAGTGAAGCAAGGCTCAACCGTTACGATCAATTTCACTAACAACACAGAGATCGAAACCACCCTTCATTCGCACGGTGTGCGTTTGGATAACGCCTTTGATGGAGTTCCGGACGTAACCCAGGAGGCAATCCAGCCAGGAGAAACGTTCACATACTCGGTTCGCTTCGATGATTCAGGTGTATTTTGGTACCACCCTCACTTGAGAGAAGATTACGCTCAAGACATGGGGCTCTATGGAAACTACATCATCGTCGCCGATGAAGAAGATTGGTCCCCAGTGAATAGAGAAGAAACCTTGATGGTCGATGACATCCTTATGCAAGGAAACGAACTGGCTTCTTACTCCTTTGATGAAGTCACTCACACCCTCATGGGTCGCTTTGGAAACACCATGCTTGTGAATGGAAGCACGGATTACGGCCTGACGGCAAAGAAAGGTGAAGTCATACGCTTTTACATCACCAATGCTGCCAACACTCGAGTTTTCAATCTAAGCATTCCCGGCGCACAAATGAAATTGGTTGGAGCAGACAATGGACTCTATGAACACGACGAATGGGCAGACGAAGTTCTGCTTGGGCCATCCGAGCGCGCAATTGTTGAGGTGATGTTTGCAGAATCAGGTGACTTCTCCTTAGTCCACAAAACACCAGATAGAACTTATACCTTGGCAGATTTCCAAGTCTCCGACGAAGAGCTATCTGAATCTTACGCCACTGACTTCAATACTCTTAAAACACACCAGAGCACCATCGCCAGTATCGACCCTTACCGTTCTAGTTTCGAGAGCTATATAGATAAGTTTCTATCCATTGACCTAGATATGAAGGGCATGGGAGGTTCTCACTCCATGCACGGTGGAATGATGATGGATGATTCAGAGATGGGGATGATGAATGATGGAGAACCGATTGAATGGGAAGACACCATGAGCATGATGAATAGCACTTCAAACACAGACACATTGGAGTGGCAGCTCTTAGACGAAGACACGGAAAAAACGAACATGGACATCGACGACTGGAACTTCAAAGAGGGCGACTTGGTGAAAATTCAAGTAGCCAATCCCGACGACACCACCCATCCAATGCAGCATCCGATCCATATACACGGTCAACGCTTCCTGATCTTGTCCGTAGATGGAGTGAAGTCAGATAACTTGGTTTGGAAAGACACAGTCTTAATTCCATCAGGTTCCACGGTTGAACTCTTGGTTGAAATGTCTAATCCAGGCGAGTGGATGCTCCACTGTCATATTCCCGAACACCTTGAAAGCGGAATGATGATGCCTTTCAAAGTTTCTTCTCTTTAA